The Lemur catta isolate mLemCat1 chromosome 17, mLemCat1.pri, whole genome shotgun sequence genome segment CACACCACGGCTCCCCGACCCCCAACCCtgaccccgcccccgcccagccAGGAGACCGCCCTGGCCACGGCCTGTCCTGGGCCCTGGAAACAGCCTCGGGACGGCTTGCTGGCCCCTGTGGCCTGACCGCACCTCTCCCTCGTCAGTCCCAGCCTGTCCGTTCCACTCGGGCCCCGGGGACTGAAACGCTTCTCACGAAGCTCCTGCGGGCGCCCCAGGGGCCCCCACTCTCTGGGCACCACGGGACCAGCTCCCTCCTACCTGTTCTAGCCACGGGAACCCCCTCAGCTCCACACCTGGGTCTGGGTTTGGGGGGCTGATTTGTGTGTGACGCATGCCTGTACGTGTCTGAGTCGGGTGGTacgcatttattgagtgctgtcTGTATGCGTGCACGGGTTTGCACACCGGCAGCAGAGTGccggggggctggggcagggcggTCCCCACACGTGCACAGCCTGGGAACCTGGCACCAGCCACTTCAGCAAACCTGACGTGGGACTTGGGGGGAAACCGGCCTCCAGCTCTTGGCCCTGGAGGGGGTCAGGGGGCTGGAGCGGCAGGCTCGGGCAGGGAGGGACCACTCTGGGCCCCAGCCTTCTCTGCCCGGCGTCTCCCGAGGGCTCCGCCTGACCCTTCTGTGCTGCTTGGGCAGAGGACGTCGGGCCCTCCACTGTCTGGGCGCGTGTCTGCCTcttgtgcacacacgtgtgtgtgtccGTGCCCGAGGCCCACACCCAGAGGCATCCTGTGCCCGGCTACCCGGCGTTCTGGATGTGCTGTCCTGGGGGGACCTCCTGCCACAGCCCGGGAGGTGTCAGGTCCCGGTCACGTCGGGGCAAGGGGGAGGTGCTGGTGGAGGACATGCAGCCGCTCCTGAAGCGCGGCGAAGGTGGGCCGCTCCTCCGGGCTGCCCCTCCAGCACTCCAGCATGAGCACGTAGACCTCCGCCGGGCAGGCGGCCGGACGCGGCAGGCGGTAGCCCCGCAGGATCTGCTGCAGCGTCTCGTGGTTGGTCATTCCTGGGGAGGGCGTGCAAGAGGGGCTGCCGCGGggacctcccccagccccacctccacgcCTGGCCCGCCCTCGGCTGGACCCTGCAGCCCCGGCGGCAGCCCTGAGGCCTTGGGACGCACCCTCGTAGGGACACTGGCCGTAGGTGAAGACCTCGAACAGCAGGACGCCGAAGGACCAGACGTCCGACTTCTGGGAGAAGACGCGGTAAGTGGCCGCCTCGGGCGCCGTCCACTTGATGGGGATCTTGGAGCCGCTGCGCGGGGAGTAGACGTCGTCCTGGGCGGGGAGGCCAGCAGTGGGGCTGGTGGAGCCACGACCTCCCACCCTGCCCGCTCTGGCCCCCGCTGACCTTGAGCAGCCGGGCCAGGCCGAAGTCAGCCACCTTGCAGGCAAGGCCGTCGTCCACAAGCACGTTCCTGGCGGCCAGGTCGCGGTGCACGATGTGCCGCCGCTCCAGGTAGCTCATGCCCTCGACCACCTGGCGGGCGAAGCTCAGCAGCACGGGGGGACTCAGGGCCTGGCCCTCGGGgcctgcaggggagggggctcAGGGCCTCACGTGGCAGGGCAGGGACCGTATAGGGGCATCTGCCACGTCACTTCGCCCCTCAGCGTCCCCTTCTCTCTAAGCTGGGGTGAGGACAGCACCGCCCGCGAACCTACGCTGGGCACTGAGCAAGACAGGAAGGGGTCACGCGCCCCAGTGACCCCTCAGGGCAGCTGCTCCTTGGCACGTGGCCCAGGCCCCTGTCGGAAACCAGGGGCAGAGAAGGGCcagaggggaggggcctgggggcggGCTGGGTCCACGATCCCACAGACAGAGGCTGTGGCCAGGCGGGCTGCACCCTCCGCCTGGACTCCGGCCCCAGCCCTGGACCCACAGGGCTCCGACGGTCCCTcagcagagcccaggcctggcccgaCCCCGGCTGCAGGGCCCCCAGCAGGGCCACCTGCATCCACCCAACGGCCGCGTCACCTTTGACGGCCCTGGGGCTCAGCTGCCAGGCGGGGGGTTACTCACTGCCCAGGAAGGCCTGCAGGTTCCCCTTGCGCATGAGCTCGGTGACGATGTACACGGGCTCCCCGGCAGAGCACACCGCGTGCAGCCGGATCAGCCGCTCGTGCCTCAGGCTCTTCAGCGTCTGGATCTCCTTGGCGAGGTCGGCAAGCTTCACGTCGGCTGCGGGGAGGGCCCAGCTCCAGGACCGCCCAGGCCGCCAGCGTTGCTGCCGGGGCTCGGGGGGGCAGAGGGTGGTGGCCTCACCTGACCTGATGACCTTGATGGCCACGGGCACGGAGCCCCGCCACAGGCCTTCCCACACCTCCCCGAAGTAGCCTTTGCCCAGCTTCCTCCGGAGGGCGAACTCGGAGCGCGGCCTCTCCCACTGGTCCTGCTCCGGGGTCTTCTGTGGGGAGGGGCGCTcagggccctgccctcccagggcctcaggccccctgcccctgcccacgcTCCCCGGGTGCTGGCAGGGCA includes the following:
- the SRMS gene encoding tyrosine-protein kinase Srms translates to MEPFLRKRLTFLSFFWDKVWPAGEPGSSTLVPPDPAADAGPEPPAPGARLYRALHDFTARSPEELSVSCGERLYALREEGPYILACRLSGGHSTGLVPITCVAKATPETLTDQPWFFGGTSRMQAQRMLLAPDNAPGAFLVRPSESSLGGYALSVRAQARVCHYRISTAADGSLYLQKGRPFPSLEALLAYYKANWKLIQQPLLQPCVLQKTPEQDQWERPRSEFALRRKLGKGYFGEVWEGLWRGSVPVAIKVIRSADVKLADLAKEIQTLKSLRHERLIRLHAVCSAGEPVYIVTELMRKGNLQAFLGSPEGQALSPPVLLSFARQVVEGMSYLERRHIVHRDLAARNVLVDDGLACKVADFGLARLLKDDVYSPRSGSKIPIKWTAPEAATYRVFSQKSDVWSFGVLLFEVFTYGQCPYEGMTNHETLQQILRGYRLPRPAACPAEVYVLMLECWRGSPEERPTFAALQERLHVLHQHLPLAPT